The following coding sequences lie in one Arachis ipaensis cultivar K30076 chromosome B03, Araip1.1, whole genome shotgun sequence genomic window:
- the LOC107632664 gene encoding uncharacterized protein LOC107632664, which yields MDLGRVKQRQGEGLVASVKRYRDQALLCIDTLPEPQLVYGCIRNVEDGSQIYLSMSNINTFSDLLKRASDITEAMKRNGRRYKEVSPLEVCAADGRGRRSSYSKGVKKSSPPPPLPLSKAQAMVVVNGWFEDGTLNPRTDREPPTSEDLRDPRYCMVHRNKGHGLTDCYVVRTMFHRQVKEGKILLNGEQNQEGVKSTPFPQHDVGMIGIEGEVMLTEIVDEAEEMVTMEEPLDEDTLTRGLLKSRGCRIMFNQLGLESHIQKEVARALIGVIQKHEKGFRGINAQLTRLAKAHANALVFRDPDSFNGEFYHNKLLYREAVVEGMKVRRALVDAGSGINIIPTHIFLEMGGSADQIRPTQVGLNAFNGVGVKSRGCVNAVLEVGPIKTNNKFHVVDGSSSYHILLGRPWIHLHRCVPSSWHQCIKSSWRGKDISISATVTPFDAGEAHLVDASFYEELTLPGVNKIRPVQECTIGTPRQKAVRKDTLREEAPKENTKK from the coding sequence ATGGATCTGGGGAGAGTGAAACAGAGACAAGGAGAAGGATTGGTAGCGTCCGTCAAGAGGTACAGAGATCAAGCTTTACTTTGTATAGACACTCTCCCAGAGCCACAATTGGTGTACGGATGTATTAGAAATGTGGAAGATGGATCCCAAATTTATCTTTCTATGAGCAACATAAACACTTTCTCTGATCTCTTAAAGAGAGCATCTGACATAACAGAGGCAATGAAGCGCAATGGAAGGAGATATAAAGAAGTTTCTCCTCTGGAAGTGTGTGCCGCTGATGGCAGGGGCAGAAGGAGTTCCTATTCTAAGGGTGTTAAGAAAAGCAGTCCTCCACCCCCACTACCTCTCTCCAAAGCTCAGGCCATGGTTGTCGTAAATGGATGGTTTGAGGATGGAACATTAAACCCCAGAACAGATAGAGAGCCACCAACATCTGAAGACTTGAGAGATCCAAGATATTGCATGGTGCACCGCAATAAGGGCCATGGGTTAACCGATTGTTATGTGGTGAGGACGATGTTTCATAGGCAAGTGAAGGAAGGGAAGATACTCCTAAATGGGGAACAAAACCAAGAAGGAGTAAAAAGCACTCCTTTTCCTCAACATGATGTTGGAATGATAGGCATTGAAGGAGAGGTAATGCTGACAGAGATCGTAGATGAAGCAGAAGAGATGGTTACCATGGAGGAGCCCTTGGATGAAGACACCTTGACAAGAGGTCTTTTGAAGTCTCGAGGTTGTAGAATCATGTTCAACCAACTTGGCTTGGAATCCCACATTCAGAAAGAGGTGGCCAGAGCTCTAATAGGAGTCATTCAGAAGCATGAAAAAGGTTTTAGGGGCATCAACGCTCAACTCACAAGATTAGCAAAGGCCCATGCAAATGCCCTAGTGTTTCGGGACCCTGACTCATTTAATGGGGAGTTCTACCATAATAAACTATTGTATAGGGAAGCAGTGGTAGAAGGCATGAAGGTCAGAAGGGCCTTGGTGGATGCTGGATCAGGGATAAATATCATACCCACTCATATATTTCTAGAAATGGGAGGTTCTGCTGATCAGATAAGGCCTACTCAAGTCGGGCTCAATGCTTTTAATGGAGTGGGTGTGAAATCTAGAGGGTGTGTTAATGCTGTCTTGGAGGTTGGCCCCATAAAGACCAATAATAAGTTTCATGTGGTGGATGGAAGCTCTAGCTATCACATCCTACTGGGACGTCCATGGATTCATTTACATCGGTGTGTTCCTTCAAGTTGGCATCAATGCATAAAGTCTAGCTGGAGAGGGAAGGATATTAGCATCTCAGCCACTGTAACACCCTTTGATGCGGGAGAAGCACATTTAGTGGATGCGAGTTTCTATGAAGAGCTTACGTTACCAGGGGTCAACAAAATAAGGCCTGTACAGGAATGCACCATTGGAACACCCAGACAAAAAGCAGTACGGAAGGACACCCTGagggaggaagcaccaaaagaaaacaccaaaaaaTGA
- the LOC107634258 gene encoding putative cyclin-D6-1, which yields MEFDLENPLDNSHALLQWDAVASLFHIESQHTPSHTYFHSLKASNFNISVRRELISLISKFSCSLDPLVSYLSINYLDRFLSNHGILKQKAWALRLLAISCISLASKMIKPGYSAIDTQALLINDGGIIFETQTMQRMEGLILGALEWRMRSITPFSFLTFFITLICVKDPMEQVLKKRVAEIIFKSQGEIKLLEFKPSIIAASALLCASHELFPFQYQSFSAAISNCLYVNKENMVKCYNVIQEVVGMEMEEEECVINEVSSSGTPVNVLDLDHKFSLSSESEKTDNNGGIAIVVDDDEEEALQEKKDFIINKRRKMNNNNNNQTVHVSRMAQC from the exons ATGGAGTTTGACCTTGAAAATCCTCTAGACAACTCTCATGCTCTTCTTCAATGGGATGCTGTTGCTTCACTATTCCACATTGAATCTCAACACACTCCATCTCACACTTACTTTCACTCTCTCAAAGCTTCAAACTTTAACATCTCTGTTAGAAGGGAACTCATTTCTCTAATCTCCAAG ttttcttGCAGTTTGGATCCACTTGTTTCTTACCTTTCTATCAACTATCTGGACCGGTTCTTGTCCAACCATGGGATACTG AAACAAAAGGCATGGGCCCTTAGGCTGCTTGCAATTTCTTGCATTTCTTTAGCATCCAAGATGATAAAGCCAGGGTACTCTGCCATTGATACTCAG GCCCTTCTCATTAATGATGGTGGCATCATTTTTGAGACACAAACAATGCAAAGAATGGAAGGACTCATCTTGGGAGCATTAGAATGGAGAATGCGGTCCATTACCCCTTTCTCCTTCTTAACTTTCTTTATTACTTTAATATGTGTCAAAGACCCAATGGAACAGGTTCTCAAGAAAAGAGTGGCTGAAATTATATTCAAGTCACAAGGAG AGATAAAGCTTTTGGAATTCAAGCCATCTATAATTGCCGCATCAGCACTTCTTTGTGCTTCTCATGAACTCTTTCCTTTTCAATACCAAAGCTTCTCAGCAGCAATATCCAATTGTTTATATGTAAATAAA GAAAACATGGTGAAATGCTATAATGTGATACAAGAagtggtaggaatggagatggaAGAAGAGGAGTGTGTGATCAATGAAGTTTCAAGTTCAGGAACACCAGTGAATGTGTTAGACTTAGACCATAAGTTTTCACTGAGCTCAGAAAGTGAGAAAACCGATAATAATGGAGGAATCGCCATAGTAgtagatgatgatgaagaagaagccttgcaagagaagaaggatttcatCATCAACAAGAGAAGGAAgatgaataataataacaacaatcaaacggTCCATGTTTCTCGGATGGCACAATgctga